The sequence AAACTCAATAGATGTAACTATTACATTTGAGGGTCATGATACTAAAGGTTATTTAATCAAAAATACTGAAACTGTTAATTTTGATTTCTTTTTAAGAGCTAAATTTGATGAAGTAAAAGGCAAATATATAGGTATTCCATATCGTTTCTTAAATACTAGAACTGGTGCTTATATGTTCCCTGATGACAGTATGGATTTTCAAGTTTTTGAAAATAATCCTTTTGTTAAGAAAAAATAACTAATCTTGGGTGTCTTTGACTTAATGGAACATGTCAACCGTTCCGCCCTTTAAAAAGCTTTTAAAAGTTAAATTACTTTGATTTTTCAAAGCTTTTTAGCTAAATCTTTTAAGGAGAATATTATGAAAAAGTTACTTTCAACTATTTTCGTTAGCTCTATGGTTGGATTAACTAGTTTAATTGCTGCAGACGCTCCAGTTATTCCTAGTGACCCTTTAAAAGCAGATTATGCAATCTTTGATTACGTTTTTGCTGGCGTTATTGGTGTTGCTTTTATCTTTATGGTTGCCCGTAGAGTTAAAGGCTTTATTAGATAGTCTATTGGGGGTGGTTATTCCCCCTTTATGTTGAGATAATAGCTATGTTACAAAATGCAATTTATGTGCCACAATTTAGAGAATGTTTTAAAGAAATTTTAATAAAAGACAAAAAATTTTATTTAGTTGATTTTAATAATAATCCAAAATTTATTTTAATTAATGTTGATTTTAAAGATGGTTTCTTATACGACAAAAAAAGTTCTAAATGTTATTTAAGTTCAAATGGTTCTGTTTTTGATAATTCAGTTGGTAAATTAAATGAATTTGGTATTTATGATTATCAATTTAATTTCTTAATGGGTTTAACTGCTATTTTAATATGTTTTTCTTTTTTAATTGGTTTAATAATTGTTGGAGCTACTAGATGATTTATGAAGTATTAGAAAATGATGTATTTAATTATTTTGTAAATATATTTGCCTTGTTTTTTGTTCCGCTTTTTATTTATGTGATAGCTATATCTTTTATTAAGTAATTTTAACAAAACAGAAAAAAGATTGTTTTATTTTCAGCTAGAGTATTTACTCGACAAGATTTATCTATCTGAAAATAAAATAATCCTACAAACGAAGTGCGTAAGGTATTTAATTTATGTTTTTTAAACATAGAAAAGTTTTTTAGAAACGGAAAAAATATTAAGGTTAATACATTGTTTTTATTTATTTGTAAATTGGATTTTAAAAAATGAAAAAAATATTAGTGTTTATATTTATTTATTTTTCTTTTTTTAGTTCTTTTGCTTTTTCTTTAACTATTTGCGATAACAATGATGTTTATTGTCAAAATAATATCAATAGTTCTGGTGTAAAGAAAAATTTAACATTAAAAACTTGTGAATATGATAATAGGTTTCTTTGTTTTATTGATTCTGTTAATCCAAATAATGCTTATATTGCACTTAACAACCCTCAAAGTGGTGGATATTATCATAATGATGGTTCTGAAATTCCTGCAACTTCCGAATATTACCTATTTTATAATACTTATCAAAATAAATTAATTTCTGTTTCTTATTTTGGTACAGATGTTACATCTTGTTATTATCCTCCGAGTGTGCCTTGTGCTTCATTAAATCATTTTGAAATTTTTAAAAAAATTTCTTGTAAAAGTAATGAATTTTTTAATTCAAAAACTAATAGTTGTGATAGTTGTGATAAAGGTCAAGTTTATGATTTAAAATTTAATAAATGTGTTGATATAAAATGTAAAGAAGATGAAATTTATGATTCTGAAACTGATAAGTGCATTAAAAAAGATAAATGTAAAGAAGATGAAATATATAATTCTCAAACTAAGGAATGTATAAAGCGTCCTTGGTGGTGTCCTGTTCCTATGATTTATCAAGAGAAAGACCCTGGTTTTTTAAAAGCTATGATTAAAATTTGTGTTCCTGACCCTAATATTAATGAAGAAGAATGTCAAAATAAAGGTATGAATTGGCATTCTTGGGCTGATTTGTATGGTGCTGAGTTAGGTGTTGCTATGCGTTATCCTCAGGGCTGTTATCATTCTAAAACTGTTGAGCGTTTTAAGGCAGAAAATCAATTGGAAAATGATA is a genomic window of Campylobacter blaseri containing:
- a CDS encoding phosphonate transporter; the protein is MKKLLSTIFVSSMVGLTSLIAADAPVIPSDPLKADYAIFDYVFAGVIGVAFIFMVARRVKGFIR